A part of Aegilops tauschii subsp. strangulata cultivar AL8/78 chromosome 2, Aet v6.0, whole genome shotgun sequence genomic DNA contains:
- the LOC141041442 gene encoding uncharacterized protein, which produces MALRFSSDRPCPKAFQVGNQKELDGCAALSKDKWMKGLQHITSSEEIESFVALWNKLQQVQLIQVPDSISWHWAASGSYSAKSAYNCQHIGTINKPYLNAIWKLKMEGKVCFFTWLLIQNRLPTADRLRDRSSQHDDKCSLCDQIIESAAHLFCQCPFAAEVWYKLGTLIPATLHVTISSFHSIDKWWQHLAEGPKQTAVTGAYFAWHIWKERNMRIFTNTASSPASVVDGLINDLQLIRLNVGEP; this is translated from the coding sequence ATGGCTCTTAGGTTCAGCTCCGATAGACCTTGCCCCAAAGCTTTTCAGGTTGGCAATCAGAAAGAACTTGACGGTTGCGCTGCCCTCTCGAAGGACAAATGGATGAAGGGACTACAACACATCACCTCTTCTGAAGAGATCGAATCCTTCGTCGCCCTCTGGAACAAACTTCAGCAGGTTCAGCTCATCCAAGTGCCTGACTCCATCTCATGGCACTGGGCGGCTTCAGGGTCTTACTCCGCCAAGTCTGCCTACAACTGTCAACACATTGGAACAATCAACAAGCCCTACCTGAATGCCATATGGAAACTCAAGATGGAAGGGAAAGTATGCTTCTTCACTTGGCTGCTGATTCAGAACAGACTACCAACTGCCGATAGACTCCGTGACCGTAGCAGCCAACATGATGACAAATGCTCTCTCTGTGATCAGATTATAGAATCTGCGGCTCACCTCTTCTGTCAATGCCCTTTCGCTGCTGAAGTGTGGTACAAGCTTGGTACTTTGATTCCTGCTACCCTTCATGTAACCATTAGCTCCTTCCACTCCATTGACAAATGGTGGCAACATCTCGCCGAAGGGCCAAAGCAAACGGCTGTTACCGGAGCATACTTCGCATGGCATATTTGGAAAGAGAGGAATATGCGAATCTTCACTAATACGGCATCTAGCCCCGCCTCTGTTGTAGATGGACTGATCAATGACCTGCAGCTGATTAGACTGAATGTAGGAGAACCTTAG